A stretch of DNA from Leptospira wolffii serovar Khorat str. Khorat-H2:
GCTTGTAAAATTTTTAAAAAGTAAGCTCGCTCAAAATCGGAAAACGGAAACTGGATTTGGGATCCAATCCGTATTCGTCCAGATGAAAAGAGGGAGGGAGCCTTTCTCTTTTCCATTGGCTGGCGGCAAATAGCCGGACGAATTTTTTCTTACCTTCTTCGGCTTGGTTCCGGTCCGGCCATTCTCCGGATTCTAAAAGATCATCCGGCTTTTTCCCTAAGAACACGAAGTTTCTTTCCAGTTTTTGTAATAGAGGGTAAGGCATTAGATCCTTCTCGTCTTCCTGCTTTTCAGAGAGGGGTTTTAGTTCCGCACTCGGTTTGGATTCCAAGATTCCGGACAAGGCCTTGACTCGGGGAAGAATCGGATCCTTTCCTTCGTATACGTTCTTTAACCAGAGTAGTAGGAATTCCTTACTTACTCCTGTCAAGGGTGCGACCGAGCCGGAGGAATCTCCGTCCATGGTGGTATATCCGACGCTCGCCTCGCTTCTGTTTCCCGTGGAGAGAAGCAAATGTCCGTTCAGATTCGCCAAAAGCCAAATAAGAGGGGAGCGCACTCTCGCCTGTATGTTTTGCAATGCAAGATTATGGTCTTTCCAATTCGGAACGAAACCTTTCACGGAGGATATTTTCTCTATCATGGATTCCACTTCCTTATCGATTCCGATAGAAGCATGAGAAAAACCTAATTCTTTTGCGAGTTCCTCCGCGGAATTCTTGGTATGGTCCGAGTTATTTTCCGTTCCTTGGAATAGAGTGAATAGCGCGCTTTTGCGATCTATTCCTAAGGAATCCAGATACTTATCGCCTCTTTCGGAATCCGAGGCGATTACCGCGGCTTTCACCAGAAGAGCGCAGGCGGCACTATCCGCTCCTCCGGAAAGAGAAAGCGTGTATCCCTTGGTCTTGGATTTTCGAAGATAATCGAATAGGCCTAAAGAGACCGCACGAGTGAAATCGGCAAACTGATCGTCCGTTTTTCGGATTTCCGCAGGATTAGAAATTTTCACCGATTCTTTCCGGAGAAGGGGAGATAGTTCGATTCTCTGCAGTCCT
This window harbors:
- the nadE gene encoding NAD(+) synthase; the protein is MSSYRCTAVSLHTTPLDFQGNRERILSALKNCEDSSLILFPELCISGYGCEDSFYFPWVWETAWKSLLEIAKHSSGKTVILGLPFFQSPYLFNVAAVLQNGKILGLVPKQNLAQTGVHYENRWFAKGEEARNYAITPDGSELPFGSLLFESPDFNFGIEICEDSWVQTRPGQFLIEAGADLILSPGASHFALGKQETRRKMFSESSRNSSSALLYANLNGNESGRLIFEGGCLGVLDGKVLTEGKRLHFTDSEYTHLDLDPTLLRSSRSRHFRSSGTREFRSGGKGLQRIELSPLLRKESVKISNPAEIRKTDDQFADFTRAVSLGLFDYLRKSKTKGYTLSLSGGADSAACALLVKAAVIASDSERGDKYLDSLGIDRKSALFTLFQGTENNSDHTKNSAEELAKELGFSHASIGIDKEVESMIEKISSVKGFVPNWKDHNLALQNIQARVRSPLIWLLANLNGHLLLSTGNRSEASVGYTTMDGDSSGSVAPLTGVSKEFLLLWLKNVYEGKDPILPRVKALSGILESKPSAELKPLSEKQEDEKDLMPYPLLQKLERNFVFLGKKPDDLLESGEWPDRNQAEEGKKKFVRLFAASQWKRERLPPSFHLDEYGLDPKSSFRFPILSELTF